From one Pecten maximus chromosome 8, xPecMax1.1, whole genome shotgun sequence genomic stretch:
- the LOC117332355 gene encoding uncharacterized PPE family protein PPE16-like, translated as MVHCLLHLGTESGVENTGFTVKPESGVENTGLTVNPESGVENTGFTVTPESGVENTGFTVKPESGVENTGFTVTPESGVENTGFTVKPESGVENTGFTVTPESGVENTGFTVTPESGVENTGFTVKPESGVENTGFAVKPESGVENTGFTVTPESGVENTGFTVTPESGVENTGFTVTPESGVENTGFTVKPESGVENTGFTVKPESGVENTGFTVTPESGVENTGFTVKPESGVENTGFTVKPESGVENTGFTVTPESGVENTGFTVTPESGVENTGFTVTPESGVENTGFKVTPESGVENTGFTVTPESGVENTGFTVKPESGVENTGFTVTPESGVENTSVTVLNRFVRN; from the coding sequence atGGTGCACTGCTTACTGCATCTGGGTACAGAATCCGGTGTAGAGAATACCGGTTTTACAGTAAAGCCAGAATCCGGTGTAGAGAATACCGGTTTAACAGTAAATCCAGAATCCGGTGTAGAGAATACCGGTTTTACAGTAACGCCAGAATCCGGTGTAGAGAATACCGGTTTTACAGTAAAGCCAGAATCCGGTGTAGAGAATACCGGTTTTACAGTAACGCCAGAATCCGGTGTAGAGAATACCGGTTTTACAGTAAAGCCAGAATCCGGTGTAGAGAATACCGGTTTTACAGTAACGCCAGAATCCGGTGTAGAGAATACCGGGTTTACAGTAACGCCAGAATCCGGTGTAGAGAACACCGGTTTTACAGTAAAGCCAGAATCCGGTGTAGAGAATACCGGTTTCGCAGTAAAGCCAGAATCCGGTGTAGAGAATACCGGTTTTACAGTAACGCCAGAGTCCGGTGTAGAGAATACCGGTTTTACAGTAACGCCAGAATCCGGTGTAGAGAATACCGGTTTTACAGTAACGCCAGAATCCGGTGTAGAGAATACCGGTTTTACAGTAAAGCCAGAATCCGGTGTAGAGAATACCGGTTTTACAGTAAAGCCAGAATCCGGTGTAGAGAATACCGGTTTTACAGTAACGCCAGAATCCGGTGTAGAGAATACCGGTTTTACAGTAAAGCCAGAATCCGGTGTAGAGAATACCGGTTTTACAGTAAAGCCAGAATCCGGTGTAGAGAATACCGGTTTTACAGTAACGCCAGAATCCGGTGTAGAGAATACCGGTTTTACAGTAACGCCAGAATCCGGTGTAGAGAATACCGGTTTTACAGTAACGCCAGAATCCGGTGTAGAGAATACCGGTTTTAAAGTAACGCCAGAATCCGGTGTAGAGAATACCGGTTTTACAGTAACGCCAGAATCCGGTGTAGAGAATACCGGTTTTACAGTAAAGCCAGAATCCGGTGTAGAGAATACCGGTTTTACAGTAACGCCAGAATCCGGTGTAGAGAATACCAGTGTTACCGTCCTGAATCGGTTTGTAAGGAACTAG
- the LOC117333632 gene encoding uncharacterized protein LOC117333632: protein MSFIFGRHKERDAGKTHKFYVEFLGWIECPALRGRKYTDPVVNDLRRKQRKWRNAPKLTLQVSKKEMKISQDMEEKKRKIKTVKFPNIPSRDITYVTQATDPSTGRLDDIVACIYLGFVPRTQKYVHVHVYRFDTPETATNFVRIMHHIISAYTDRVRQIEMDLASRGWIDDTRLNRSDGMSDPHTSDSAPDSGASTYSGDDDTLPSDEIEPDLQSLKDVMAFDSVTDELKQRLNLAPTKKSAGPILLPPKDYDTISRRQGNLDKVDLRKSLNINIVGQVAKPRHRNGSDESGVDLNSPSDDSDDGKAMEPESPSEETNSSPPLSARDMVYPPRNSNGLNDSFQRQTPNRQQSFNSAYSGNSYRSGSSNNSNGLGDSMNTSDTGLRVYKGTTDIPAADYDQEPVIMRRENQWRSTDIGRSVAFAQDFQGRRRITSPPMTLHEEDGPMYAIVNKQRPRSTRDPHFHEGYSPRPGDFRVRRTVSMYNK, encoded by the coding sequence ATGTCTTTCATATTTGGACGGCATAAGGAAAGGGACGCTGGGAAAACCCACAAATTTTACGTGGAATTTCTGGGATGGATAGAGTGTCCGGCTCTACGAGGGAGAAAATACACAGATCCTGTTGTGAACGATCTGAGGAGAAAGCAGAGAAAATGGAGGAACGCTCCCAAATTAACGCTACAGGTGagcaaaaaagaaatgaaaatttcacaAGATATGGAAGAAAAGAAGCGCAAAATCAAAACTGTTAAATTTCCAAATATTCCATCGCGAGATATAACTTATGTTACCCAGGCAACTGACCCCAGTACCGGGAGGCTGGATGATATTGTGGCTTGTATCTACCTCGGCTTCGTGCCGCGCACACAGAAATACGTACACGTACATGTGTACAGGTTTGACACTCCAGAAACGGCTACAAACTTTGTCAGAATCATGCACCATATCATCAGCGCTTACACTGACCGGGTACGACAGATAGAAATGGACCTGGCATCACGTGGTTGGATCGACGATACACGATTGAACCGGTCGGACGGAATGAGTGACCCGCACACCTCCGACTCGGCCCCCGACTCCGGGGCCAGCACATACAGCGGTGATGATGATACCCTACCCTCGGACGAGATCGAACCTGATCTCCAGAGTCTCAAGGATGTTATGGCTTTCGATTCCGTTACTGACGAACTAAAACAGAGACTGAACCTGGCACCCACCAAGAAGTCCGCTGGGCCAATCTTACTCCCACCAAAGGATTACGACACCATTAGCAGAAGACAAGGAAACCTTGATAAGGTGGATCTACGGAAGTCGTTAAACATCAACATTGTAGGACAGGTGGCCAAACCTCGCCACAGAAATGGCTCGGACGAGAGTGGCGTCGACCTCAACTCGCCTTCTGATGATTCTGATGACGGTAAGGCCATGGAGCCGGAATCCCCGAGTGAGGAAACAAACTCCTCACCGCCTTTAAGTGCTCGAGACATGGTGTACCCTCCACGCAATTCAAATGGACTTAATGATTCTTTCCAACGACAAACGCCAAACAGACAGCAGTCTTTTAATTCTGCGTACAGTGGTAATAGTTATCGGAGTGGTTCCTCAAATAACTCTAACGGCCTGGGAGACTCCATGAACACCTCGGATACTGGTCTGAGGGTGTATAAAGGTACCACAGATATTCCAGCAGCCGACTACGACCAGGAACCCGTTATAATGAGGCGGGAAAACCAGTGGAGAAGCACGGACATTGGACGTTCCGTGGCATTCGCTCAGGACTTCCAAGGGAGGAGGAGGATAACGTCCCCTCCCATGACTCTTCATGAGGAGGATGGACCCATGTATGCTATTGTGAACAAACAGAGGCCAAGGTCAACGCGTGACCCTCATTTCCATGAAGGATATTCCCCAAGGCCGGGCGATTTCCGTGTCCGGCGGACGGTTTCCATGTATAACAAATAG